In Sander lucioperca isolate FBNREF2018 chromosome 21, SLUC_FBN_1.2, whole genome shotgun sequence, the following proteins share a genomic window:
- the gh1 gene encoding somatotropin, with amino-acid sequence MERAVLLLSLLSLGVSSQPITDGQRLFSIAVSRVQHLHLLAQRLFSDFESSLQTEEQRQLNKIFLQDFCNSDYIISPIDKHETQRSSVLKLLSISYRLVESWEFPSRSLSGGSAPRNQISPKLSELKTGILLLIKASEDGAELFPDSSALQLPPYGNYYQSLSADESLRRTYELLACFKKDMHKVETYLTVAKCRLSPEANCTL; translated from the exons ATGGAAAGAG ccgTCCTCCTGCTGTCGCTGCTGTCTTTGGGCGTGTCctctcagccaatcacagacggCCAGCGTCTGTTCTCCATCGCCGTCAGCAGAGTTCAGCACCTCCACCTGCTTGCTCAGAGACTCTTCTCCGACTTT GAGAGCTCTCTGCAGACGGAGGAGCAGCGTCAACTCAACAAAATCTTCCTGCAGGATTTCTGCAACTCTGATTACATCATCAGCCCCATCGACAAACACGAGACACAACGCAGCTCT GTGTTGAAGCTGTTGTCTATTTCCTATCGTTTGGTCGAGTCCTGGGAGTTTCCGAGTCGTTCTCTATCTGGAGGTTCAGCTCCCAGAAACCAGATTTCCCCCAAACTGTCGGAACTGAAGACAGGAATCCTGCTGCTCATCAAg GCCAGCGAGGACGGCGCCGAGCTTTTCCCCGACAGCTCAGCTCTGCAGCTGCCACCGTATGGAAACTATTACCAAAGTCTGAGCGCCGACGAGTCACTGCGCAGAACCTATGAACTGCTGGCCTGCTTCAAGAAAGACATGCAcaag